A window of Sediminispirochaeta bajacaliforniensis DSM 16054 contains these coding sequences:
- a CDS encoding carbohydrate kinase family protein, translating to MNNVLIVGSVFVDIICEGLSEYPNKGEELYIDSIITSPGGSAITTVILKNLNMNVSLASAIGTDFFGAYLIDYLTQIGISDRLIHHEPTQETGVSICIPKNNDRSFISKKGPELARYLPHIFEKLKPADIEEFRFLHVDFPQLQHPTIQQYISDRRDSLIITSDIGYEEALAWKSDDFSALKEVSWFFPNEQEARLITNEQDPAAMVHHLRRYVPHPVVTLGPKGAMTIDESETIIQIPAPQVKAVNPSGSGDSFTAGLLYGLAHGFSIADTIRFANIVGAMSTEDLRSCSSDLTIEDVRKRFDLEKELEKETEEAHT from the coding sequence ATGAACAACGTTCTCATAGTCGGATCGGTATTCGTAGACATCATTTGTGAAGGACTTTCTGAGTACCCCAACAAAGGAGAAGAGCTCTATATAGATAGCATCATCACGTCTCCCGGAGGATCCGCTATTACCACCGTGATACTGAAAAACCTTAACATGAACGTATCACTGGCATCGGCAATAGGAACAGATTTCTTTGGGGCATACCTCATAGACTACCTCACGCAAATCGGGATCTCCGATAGACTTATACACCACGAGCCGACACAAGAAACCGGTGTAAGTATCTGCATTCCGAAAAACAATGACAGGAGTTTTATATCGAAAAAGGGACCGGAGCTTGCACGTTATCTTCCCCACATATTCGAAAAGCTCAAACCCGCAGATATAGAAGAATTTCGATTCTTACATGTCGACTTTCCCCAACTGCAGCATCCTACAATTCAACAATATATATCCGATCGCAGAGATTCTTTGATTATTACCTCGGATATCGGCTATGAAGAGGCATTGGCCTGGAAAAGCGACGACTTTAGTGCATTAAAAGAGGTATCATGGTTTTTTCCAAACGAACAAGAGGCTCGTTTAATCACAAACGAACAAGATCCGGCTGCCATGGTGCATCACTTACGCCGATACGTCCCACACCCGGTGGTGACGCTAGGCCCCAAAGGGGCAATGACGATAGACGAAAGCGAAACGATAATTCAGATTCCCGCACCGCAGGTAAAAGCGGTAAACCCCAGCGGCTCCGGTGACTCATTTACTGCAGGCCTATTGTACGGCCTGGCCCATGGTTTTTCGATTGCCGATACGATACGCTTTGCAAATATCGTGGGAGCAATGTCGACGGAAGATCTGCGATCCTGCAGTTCCGATCTGACTATCGAAGATGTACGAAAGCGATTTGATCTTGAAAAAGAACTTGAAAAAGAAACAGAGGAGGCACATACATGA
- a CDS encoding LacI family DNA-binding transcriptional regulator, translating into MFLVTLKDVAARAGVSIATASRVINGNQNVTEASRERVLKSIQDLGYYSNEVARGLRQEYLKIIAVTLPTIANLFFAEMLQGIDDVTTIAGYSMLFNDTTKNDEVERQCLRNIRSMGIAGSIVFHLDVMDNMLVQLCDANFPCLIIGDTVQETVGKVSFVQYDVKALAQSAFLHLAQFQPNDIWFFSSLFNGNIYLDEALIAQCPAKLHLVLTTDDPKDAERMCRKYDIHGQGHAFISVNDFQALGILNYLRNRGEPMHLVSFGNTSLAQNLSPQITSVAPSGYQIGVAVAKMILAEIEGQAVDESLSTLLTPVLIPRET; encoded by the coding sequence ATGTTTTTGGTTACACTCAAAGATGTTGCGGCGCGCGCTGGGGTAAGCATTGCAACGGCATCGCGAGTGATCAACGGAAATCAAAACGTTACGGAGGCTTCCCGAGAGCGTGTCCTAAAATCTATTCAGGATTTGGGGTACTACTCAAATGAGGTCGCCAGAGGATTACGGCAGGAGTACCTGAAAATCATCGCCGTTACTCTTCCTACCATCGCTAACCTTTTTTTTGCCGAAATGCTCCAAGGCATAGATGATGTGACTACCATAGCAGGCTATAGCATGCTCTTTAACGATACGACGAAAAATGACGAGGTGGAACGGCAATGCCTGAGGAATATCAGGAGTATGGGTATTGCCGGCAGCATTGTTTTTCATCTTGATGTTATGGACAACATGTTGGTACAACTTTGTGATGCCAATTTTCCGTGTCTGATCATTGGGGACACGGTGCAGGAGACGGTCGGAAAGGTTTCCTTTGTCCAATACGATGTGAAGGCCTTGGCCCAGTCGGCTTTCTTGCATCTCGCTCAATTTCAGCCGAACGATATCTGGTTTTTTTCCTCGCTGTTTAACGGAAACATCTACCTGGATGAGGCTTTAATTGCCCAATGCCCTGCAAAGCTTCATTTGGTGCTGACTACCGACGATCCTAAGGATGCAGAGCGGATGTGTCGAAAATATGATATACACGGGCAGGGACACGCATTTATATCTGTCAACGATTTTCAGGCTTTGGGTATCCTGAACTATCTGAGAAATCGGGGCGAGCCGATGCATCTTGTCAGTTTCGGTAATACCTCTCTTGCCCAGAATTTATCACCCCAGATAACCTCCGTTGCTCCTTCCGGATATCAGATCGGCGTTGCCGTGGCAAAGATGATTCTTGCGGAAATAGAGGGGCAGGCCGTCGATGAATCGTTATCCACATTACTTACCCCGGTTCTGATCCCCCGGGAGACCTAA
- a CDS encoding PfkB family carbohydrate kinase: MKAEALFFGVLNIDMVLEAGRQVIGNKIMGERVSTHAGGYGCTQSFGCSRCGIPSAVMGKIGDDAFGRDIIETVREEGVDYSLVQVVANEKTGLSTIIVRADEPNMYLDFLGANFTLNSQYIASCEEQIKQCGFIGAHLGVATVQPSLTLLELAERHRIPTAINFSTVDIPENVFSTKPDFLILSCNTASLLCGFPVDNLKGARIATTLLLSRVKQAIVFQMENLGTIVATSHSWDIIDPCPERKIIDPSGMSDFFTGVFIAQMIKGHGLLDSAAKAHDAAMTCAQRIGVYESLPTKEELQ, translated from the coding sequence ATGAAGGCCGAAGCCCTTTTCTTTGGTGTACTTAATATCGATATGGTCCTGGAGGCTGGTAGGCAAGTCATTGGGAACAAGATTATGGGGGAACGAGTGTCGACCCATGCCGGCGGCTACGGGTGCACCCAAAGTTTTGGTTGTTCCCGGTGCGGTATACCTTCCGCCGTGATGGGAAAAATCGGGGATGATGCCTTCGGCCGCGACATCATCGAAACCGTTCGGGAAGAAGGGGTCGATTACAGCTTGGTTCAGGTGGTAGCCAACGAAAAAACAGGACTGTCCACTATCATCGTCCGTGCCGATGAGCCCAATATGTATTTGGACTTTCTCGGTGCCAACTTTACTTTAAATAGCCAGTATATTGCAAGTTGTGAAGAGCAGATTAAGCAGTGTGGTTTTATAGGAGCTCATCTCGGAGTGGCTACCGTACAGCCTTCCCTTACGCTTTTGGAATTGGCCGAACGTCATCGTATTCCCACGGCAATCAATTTTTCCACGGTCGACATTCCCGAAAACGTGTTTTCAACAAAACCCGATTTCTTAATTTTGTCTTGTAACACGGCAAGCCTTTTGTGCGGATTCCCGGTGGATAATCTGAAAGGGGCAAGGATTGCGACGACCCTCCTCCTTTCTCGGGTAAAACAGGCGATTGTCTTTCAGATGGAAAATCTTGGAACGATCGTGGCTACCAGCCATTCCTGGGATATTATCGACCCTTGTCCCGAGCGAAAGATTATTGACCCGTCGGGTATGTCTGATTTCTTTACAGGAGTCTTTATTGCCCAAATGATCAAGGGGCACGGACTTTTGGATAGTGCAGCCAAGGCTCATGATGCCGCCATGACCTGTGCTCAGCGCATCGGCGTCTATGAATCATTGCCGACCAAAGAGGAATTGCAGTGA
- a CDS encoding family 4 glycosyl hydrolase has protein sequence MILAVIGAGSPRTPLLIRGLLSRNMKLEHLYLYDKKQQKLELNARVIEAIIAASGQGLKLTIASSYQEAVEQADFVFSSIRVGGDESRIADETTALKFGQLPQETVGIGGFSMAYRTIPVVVEQANILHRINPKAWIINFTNPSGMITQAILENSNHKKVIGICDAPIMIDKFVGTLYGVSKDHITTHYTGLNHLGWVTSVKVDGKGVMEELVHERLKEFVKQEPFYQDLVDHIQTYHILPNEYLYYYLYHETIAKKMAGVKQTRGQVIHTLNKQYYEALSVPGTNPIDVYNHYIQQRDGSYMTQETGYARKEAPRFDILTHTGLWGYDAVAFNLVEALVDTNQGKQLIVNVANRGTLPYLTDSDVIETSCLCKNGQCHATETTTELPACATDLIKQVKKFERLTIAAAGKRDRESQIAALEENPVVAKHLVPQIIDDLNKRFASIGSDDE, from the coding sequence ATGATCCTTGCCGTAATAGGGGCTGGAAGCCCGAGAACACCTTTATTAATACGCGGGCTGCTTTCCCGAAACATGAAGCTTGAACATCTGTATCTCTACGATAAAAAGCAGCAGAAACTAGAGCTCAATGCACGGGTAATAGAGGCGATCATTGCAGCATCGGGACAGGGGCTGAAGCTAACAATCGCATCCTCGTATCAGGAAGCCGTGGAGCAGGCCGATTTCGTCTTCTCGTCAATTCGTGTAGGAGGAGACGAAAGCAGGATTGCCGATGAAACGACAGCCCTAAAGTTCGGACAACTCCCGCAAGAAACCGTCGGAATCGGCGGATTCTCCATGGCCTACCGAACCATTCCCGTTGTTGTGGAGCAGGCAAACATCCTCCACCGCATAAACCCCAAGGCATGGATCATCAATTTTACCAACCCCTCGGGAATGATCACACAGGCCATCCTGGAAAATAGCAATCACAAAAAGGTGATCGGCATCTGCGATGCACCTATCATGATTGATAAATTCGTCGGAACGCTATACGGAGTGTCCAAGGATCATATCACGACACACTATACCGGGCTAAACCACCTCGGATGGGTTACCTCGGTAAAGGTAGACGGGAAAGGGGTAATGGAAGAACTTGTTCACGAACGATTAAAGGAGTTTGTCAAACAGGAACCATTTTATCAAGATCTGGTCGATCACATACAAACCTACCATATACTGCCGAACGAGTATCTCTACTATTATCTCTATCACGAAACCATAGCAAAAAAAATGGCCGGTGTAAAACAGACACGCGGACAGGTTATTCATACGCTGAATAAGCAGTACTATGAAGCACTATCGGTTCCAGGTACAAACCCTATCGATGTGTATAACCACTATATTCAACAGCGCGACGGATCGTACATGACACAGGAAACCGGGTATGCACGAAAAGAAGCACCACGCTTCGACATCCTTACCCACACGGGGTTGTGGGGATATGATGCGGTTGCATTCAACCTTGTCGAAGCCCTGGTTGATACAAACCAAGGCAAGCAGCTGATTGTGAATGTCGCAAACAGGGGTACCCTTCCCTATCTTACAGATAGCGATGTCATCGAAACTTCATGCCTATGCAAAAACGGCCAATGCCATGCAACGGAAACAACGACCGAACTACCCGCATGTGCCACCGATCTCATCAAGCAGGTCAAGAAATTCGAGCGGCTTACCATCGCCGCCGCAGGAAAGAGAGATCGGGAATCCCAAATCGCGGCCCTGGAAGAGAATCCCGTGGTCGCCAAGCATCTTGTTCCGCAGATCATTGACGACCTGAACAAGCGCTTTGCATCTATAGGAAGTGATGATGAGTGA
- a CDS encoding LacI family DNA-binding transcriptional regulator, whose product MKKKTLKEIASIAHVSPATVSLVLNNKTGVGEEKRKAIRELLEANGYPTETSKTILFLKYRYHCKLVEENQGSVASIFEYIVQECKVHGYRVTMIACDHALEEALQELDMASFCGVIVLGTELQPEQYSLLDMIEAPYLVLDNNMKGHVCSTVGIDNEEGVRSALSLCNEAEIAYLKSSSWTANFQERSDALFSAAAEMGLSVKTLLLEPTLLGAYESIKRLMPFQLPRFACADNDIIALGAMKALLEAGYDIPGDCSVVGFDDVPFAAIHVPSLTTVRVPKSMIGIQAVDQILKCIADADYRYLKSRISGQLVIRESTRA is encoded by the coding sequence GTGAAAAAAAAGACGCTTAAGGAAATTGCATCGATCGCCCATGTCTCCCCTGCAACGGTATCCTTGGTACTTAACAACAAAACGGGAGTCGGAGAGGAAAAACGTAAGGCTATCCGGGAGCTGCTGGAGGCCAATGGTTATCCTACTGAGACGAGCAAAACGATCTTGTTTCTCAAGTACCGATACCATTGCAAATTAGTTGAGGAAAATCAGGGATCGGTTGCATCGATCTTCGAATACATCGTACAAGAATGCAAGGTCCATGGATACCGGGTTACCATGATCGCCTGTGATCATGCCTTGGAAGAAGCCTTGCAAGAGCTTGATATGGCCTCTTTCTGTGGGGTGATCGTTTTAGGGACAGAACTGCAGCCTGAGCAGTATTCACTTCTCGACATGATTGAAGCTCCTTATCTTGTTCTGGATAACAACATGAAGGGACATGTCTGCAGTACGGTAGGTATCGACAATGAAGAGGGGGTTCGGAGCGCCCTTTCCCTCTGCAATGAAGCGGAAATTGCCTATCTCAAAAGTAGTTCCTGGACGGCCAATTTCCAGGAGCGAAGTGATGCACTCTTCTCGGCAGCTGCTGAAATGGGGCTATCGGTAAAAACGCTTTTACTTGAACCGACCCTGCTTGGAGCCTATGAATCGATCAAGAGGCTCATGCCCTTTCAGTTGCCGAGGTTTGCATGTGCCGATAATGATATTATCGCTCTTGGTGCCATGAAGGCACTGCTGGAGGCAGGCTACGATATCCCCGGCGATTGTTCTGTTGTCGGATTTGACGATGTTCCCTTTGCAGCGATACATGTGCCGTCCCTTACTACCGTGCGGGTTCCCAAAAGCATGATAGGGATACAGGCTGTCGACCAGATACTTAAATGTATTGCAGATGCCGATTATCGCTATCTGAAGTCGCGAATTTCCGGACAATTGGTTATTCGCGAAAGTACGAGAGCCTGA
- a CDS encoding HIT family protein has protein sequence MDTKDVDQCIWCDRDEALEKVVREIASFPTGTLYLHRDQTHRGRCIFAYKEHLRKITELSREQYMALMGDIHTSVLAITKALSPDKVNILILGDTSEHMHIHLCPKYRDGKQWGVPFAVDEAKPLLLDDAALHILVDRMKEYI, from the coding sequence ATGGATACGAAAGATGTGGATCAATGCATCTGGTGTGACAGGGACGAGGCTCTGGAGAAAGTTGTCAGGGAGATCGCAAGTTTTCCGACGGGAACGCTCTATCTGCATCGTGACCAAACACACCGCGGAAGGTGCATCTTCGCTTACAAGGAACACCTACGGAAAATAACGGAGCTTTCACGTGAACAGTACATGGCGTTGATGGGAGATATTCATACTTCCGTTTTAGCTATCACCAAGGCCTTGAGCCCGGATAAAGTGAACATTCTTATTCTTGGAGACACCTCCGAACACATGCACATTCACCTTTGCCCGAAATATCGGGATGGGAAGCAATGGGGAGTTCCCTTTGCCGTGGATGAGGCAAAGCCGTTGCTGCTTGACGATGCAGCTCTACACATATTGGTCGATCGAATGAAGGAGTATATCTAA
- a CDS encoding carbohydrate ABC transporter permease, with the protein MSEHRSLYDSPLRGYLYLLPGFFIYCLFLFIPVLQTLQLSFFSWNGLQPKVCVGIKNFLTLFSDPIFYRSLVNNLVLVIFIMVLPTLIGLVLASIIELNRYKIRKLFEVVLFMPYILSLVVVGVIWRWIYNPSFGVINTFLRGIGLSDMTKAWLGNSATALTAVGISGTWVFHGFAMVIFLAGYSKISHSLYEAISIDGGNTLHKFWYIALPSLNHEISVVTIFLFINSLKTFDLVYVMTKGGPGYATNVISLYVFKNAFQYNRYGYAAALAVTLALIIYGISFGMTTLRRKHTDE; encoded by the coding sequence ATGAGTGAACATAGATCCCTGTATGATTCACCCCTTCGCGGCTATCTCTATCTCCTCCCCGGATTTTTCATCTATTGCCTGTTTTTGTTTATTCCCGTGCTTCAGACCCTCCAGTTAAGCTTTTTCTCCTGGAACGGACTGCAGCCGAAAGTATGTGTGGGAATAAAAAATTTCCTAACACTTTTTTCCGATCCCATCTTTTACCGGTCGCTGGTAAACAATCTGGTATTAGTCATCTTTATCATGGTATTACCCACGCTCATCGGCCTGGTGCTGGCATCGATAATCGAACTTAATCGATACAAAATACGTAAACTCTTTGAAGTGGTTTTGTTCATGCCCTACATTCTTTCCCTCGTTGTTGTCGGAGTCATCTGGAGATGGATCTACAATCCCTCATTCGGCGTCATAAACACATTTCTGCGGGGCATAGGCCTTTCGGATATGACGAAAGCCTGGTTGGGCAACAGCGCTACCGCCCTTACAGCCGTCGGCATATCAGGAACCTGGGTATTCCACGGCTTTGCGATGGTCATCTTTTTGGCAGGGTACAGCAAAATCTCTCACTCCCTTTACGAGGCGATATCCATCGACGGAGGAAATACGCTGCATAAATTCTGGTATATCGCCCTTCCGTCGCTGAATCACGAAATTTCCGTTGTAACGATTTTTCTTTTTATCAACTCGCTTAAAACCTTCGATCTCGTTTATGTGATGACAAAAGGTGGGCCGGGATATGCAACCAATGTTATCTCCCTCTATGTTTTCAAAAACGCATTCCAATACAACCGGTACGGCTACGCCGCAGCACTTGCCGTGACACTTGCGCTCATCATCTACGGAATTTCTTTTGGCATGACCACATTACGAAGGAAGCACACCGATGAATAA
- a CDS encoding extracellular solute-binding protein, which produces MKKIGMACLACLLTASAVWGAGSQEAQSEKTRLILWDQYYRGVESTIMDGLVQEFEAENPDIDIVRETKTLDDLKLVLKMSVESGTGPDIMQLNQGEADMGAFVKAGLIVNMNETAAKEHWEEIFSEATLKAMGYQGDYYGIATTAEVVGFFYNKKLFKQLGFSIPKTFKELEDILAATKKAGYTPINFGNLDGWTGIHEFSALQHVFTTRTELDDMMSGKTGNFWTADANRKAATKLQEWVKAGYFTKDFSGIGYDDSANMFFMGDSLFMLTGNWLMGEMLENAPFEVGFFLFPADDAAHLKAIGGPGIPFVISSKSEHPEEATKFLNFLASKQTAKAWADQMMLPAQTVSASDYQDSPQLYQDILRAYNDINKINGMGYYIDWITPTFYDTCAAAVQQLTALEITPQKFVEKLQADYNSYYPAK; this is translated from the coding sequence ATGAAAAAGATCGGAATGGCATGTTTAGCTTGCCTATTGACCGCTTCTGCGGTATGGGGCGCAGGCAGCCAAGAAGCACAATCGGAGAAAACACGACTTATCTTGTGGGACCAGTACTACCGAGGAGTCGAAAGTACGATTATGGATGGCCTCGTACAGGAATTCGAGGCCGAGAATCCCGATATTGATATTGTCAGAGAGACAAAAACCCTCGACGACCTGAAACTGGTGTTAAAGATGTCTGTCGAATCGGGGACCGGTCCCGACATCATGCAGCTCAATCAGGGCGAGGCCGACATGGGCGCATTCGTAAAAGCCGGCCTCATCGTCAACATGAACGAGACAGCCGCAAAAGAGCATTGGGAGGAGATCTTCTCCGAGGCTACGCTGAAAGCCATGGGATATCAGGGCGACTACTACGGTATCGCGACGACCGCAGAGGTTGTCGGATTTTTCTACAATAAAAAGCTGTTTAAGCAGCTTGGTTTCTCTATTCCCAAGACCTTCAAAGAGCTCGAAGATATCCTTGCCGCGACAAAAAAAGCGGGCTATACGCCGATTAATTTTGGAAACCTTGACGGATGGACCGGTATTCATGAATTCAGCGCGCTGCAGCATGTGTTTACGACAAGAACGGAGCTTGATGATATGATGAGCGGGAAGACCGGGAACTTCTGGACGGCCGATGCGAACCGCAAGGCTGCAACGAAACTACAGGAGTGGGTCAAGGCAGGCTACTTTACAAAAGATTTTTCAGGAATCGGCTATGACGACTCTGCAAATATGTTTTTCATGGGAGATTCCCTGTTTATGCTGACCGGCAACTGGTTAATGGGGGAGATGCTCGAAAATGCCCCCTTCGAGGTCGGCTTCTTCCTTTTTCCGGCCGATGATGCGGCCCATCTGAAAGCCATTGGCGGCCCCGGCATTCCCTTTGTCATATCAAGTAAGTCGGAACACCCTGAAGAGGCTACAAAATTCCTCAACTTCCTAGCCTCCAAGCAGACGGCGAAGGCATGGGCCGATCAAATGATGTTGCCGGCACAGACCGTATCGGCATCAGATTATCAGGACTCGCCACAACTATATCAGGATATTTTAAGAGCCTACAACGATATAAACAAAATCAACGGTATGGGCTATTACATAGATTGGATCACGCCTACCTTTTATGACACATGTGCAGCTGCCGTACAACAGCTGACCGCTCTTGAAATTACCCCGCAGAAGTTCGTGGAAAAATTGCAGGCTGATTACAACAGCTACTATCCGGCAAAATAA
- a CDS encoding carbohydrate ABC transporter permease, producing the protein MNKHHRIPVSRVICFLILVLFLIIACAPFSLIWSAAFKTKAELVHNVFGPPQQMHWENIAKTWEQGHFGIYYKNSVLVVIPVVLFSIMLSLTNAYAFAYFRFPGKTLLWGIVLFGMTIPMEVVVIQLYHHLKGMGLLNTLPGLILPQIAMGIPFGTFFMRGTLKEIPKSLIEAAEIDGAGTSQVLWKIITPMIGPSVITLIVFFFTWTWNEFLLTLVIISKEALRTLPVGMAFFQGKYVGNTPLIAMGATLMTAPIILLYIFLQHYVISGITAGALKE; encoded by the coding sequence ATGAATAAACACCATAGAATTCCCGTCTCCCGCGTCATCTGTTTTCTGATCTTAGTACTTTTTTTAATCATTGCCTGTGCTCCGTTCTCATTAATCTGGAGTGCCGCATTCAAAACCAAAGCGGAACTGGTGCATAATGTATTCGGTCCTCCGCAGCAGATGCATTGGGAAAATATTGCGAAAACCTGGGAGCAAGGGCACTTCGGTATCTATTACAAAAACAGTGTTCTTGTCGTCATTCCCGTAGTGCTGTTTTCGATCATGCTGTCACTGACAAATGCATATGCCTTTGCCTATTTTCGCTTCCCCGGAAAAACCCTTCTGTGGGGCATCGTCCTCTTCGGTATGACCATCCCGATGGAAGTCGTGGTCATCCAACTCTATCACCACCTCAAGGGAATGGGCTTACTCAATACCCTTCCCGGCTTGATCCTCCCCCAAATTGCCATGGGCATTCCATTCGGAACCTTTTTCATGCGGGGAACCCTGAAAGAGATCCCAAAATCGCTCATCGAGGCTGCCGAAATCGACGGTGCAGGAACCTCGCAAGTGCTGTGGAAGATCATAACCCCAATGATAGGACCATCGGTCATCACGCTCATCGTATTCTTCTTTACCTGGACCTGGAATGAATTCCTTCTAACCCTGGTGATCATCAGCAAAGAAGCGCTCAGGACCCTGCCTGTCGGTATGGCCTTCTTCCAGGGCAAGTATGTCGGCAACACCCCCTTGATCGCCATGGGCGCAACCTTAATGACGGCCCCCATTATTCTGCTCTATATCTTCCTGCAACACTATGTAATCTCAGGAATAACAGCAGGGGCATTAAAAGAATAA
- a CDS encoding phosphoglycerate dehydrogenase — MGKILITASHYAQLCAPAKEMLEKAGHTVVLNKSDMPYYSFEQLRPLVADIDAAIIGMDRWDEEIFALAPRLKAIARFGVGIDNIDLSAARQRGIKVTNALGMNANAVAELAVGYIFDMARNTIRLNADLSKGVWSRAVGHDLKGKTVGLLGFGDIARRVAKKLSGFEVRILACDLFPNREAAAALGVTLVDEKALLAESDIVSIHIPSTKETRHYMNRDTFAQMRKGAYFINTARGALVDSEALCDSIEAGHLGGAALDVFETEPLPKESRLIAVDKIICTPHTGAETFETYTAVSLCTAQAVIDVLNGKEPQNWVNT; from the coding sequence ATGGGGAAAATACTGATAACGGCATCTCACTATGCGCAATTGTGTGCACCTGCAAAGGAGATGCTTGAAAAAGCGGGACATACGGTTGTTCTCAATAAGAGTGACATGCCCTATTATTCTTTCGAGCAGCTACGTCCTCTGGTGGCGGATATTGATGCTGCGATCATCGGAATGGATCGATGGGATGAGGAAATTTTCGCTCTTGCCCCGAGGCTCAAGGCTATAGCCCGCTTTGGTGTCGGAATAGATAATATCGATCTATCCGCGGCCCGGCAGCGAGGCATCAAGGTAACCAACGCTCTCGGCATGAACGCCAATGCAGTGGCGGAGCTTGCCGTTGGGTACATATTTGACATGGCAAGGAATACCATTCGCCTCAATGCTGATCTCAGCAAGGGGGTTTGGAGTCGGGCCGTGGGACACGATCTAAAGGGGAAAACCGTTGGCTTGCTTGGTTTTGGGGATATTGCCCGCCGTGTCGCAAAAAAATTGTCGGGGTTTGAGGTGAGGATTCTTGCGTGCGATCTGTTTCCGAACAGGGAGGCGGCAGCGGCGCTGGGCGTTACCCTTGTGGATGAAAAGGCTCTTCTTGCGGAAAGCGACATTGTCAGTATCCATATTCCTAGTACCAAGGAGACCCGCCATTATATGAATAGGGATACGTTTGCCCAGATGCGAAAGGGGGCCTATTTCATTAATACCGCGCGAGGTGCTTTGGTCGATAGCGAAGCATTGTGCGATTCCATTGAGGCCGGGCACCTCGGTGGGGCTGCTCTTGATGTTTTTGAGACGGAGCCCCTGCCGAAGGAGAGCCGGCTTATTGCCGTAGATAAGATTATTTGTACTCCCCATACAGGGGCCGAAACCTTTGAGACCTACACTGCGGTAAGTCTCTGTACGGCACAAGCCGTCATCGATGTTCTGAATGGAAAAGAACCCCAAAACTGGGTAAATACATGA